The proteins below are encoded in one region of Litorilinea aerophila:
- a CDS encoding VOC family protein, whose translation MTIHPETTMGMVTLCVADLGRSLDYYRHRIGLQLHRQEGGAAFLGAGGPDLLCLVEQPGARPVQRGRTGLYHFALLLPSRLALARTLRHLLETRTPIAGASDHGVSEALYLTDPDGHGIEIYRDRPRAEWPMVSTPRGMELAMTVDPLDVEGILAELAPGGGGGAAMPAETIVGHVHLHVAELEAAEAFYCGVLGFTLMQRFDRSASFVSAGGYHHHLGLNIWAGRGAPPPPEDAARLLHYEIVLPDAEALEAVLARIQAAGLIPQARDGGWFLHDPSRNGVVLRAGR comes from the coding sequence ATGACCATTCACCCGGAGACGACCATGGGGATGGTGACCCTCTGCGTGGCCGACCTGGGCCGTTCCCTGGACTATTATCGGCACCGTATCGGCCTGCAGCTCCACCGGCAGGAGGGAGGTGCCGCGTTCCTGGGGGCCGGCGGGCCGGATCTGCTCTGCCTGGTGGAACAGCCCGGGGCCCGACCGGTGCAGCGGGGGCGGACGGGCCTCTACCATTTCGCCCTGTTGTTGCCCTCTCGCCTGGCGTTGGCCCGAACCTTGCGCCACCTGCTGGAAACCCGCACCCCCATTGCCGGGGCCAGCGACCATGGGGTCAGCGAAGCCCTCTACCTCACCGATCCGGACGGCCATGGCATCGAAATCTACCGGGATCGGCCCCGGGCGGAGTGGCCCATGGTGTCCACGCCTCGGGGAATGGAGCTGGCCATGACCGTGGATCCCCTGGATGTGGAGGGGATTCTGGCTGAGCTGGCCCCTGGGGGTGGCGGCGGGGCGGCCATGCCGGCGGAGACCATCGTGGGGCATGTGCATCTGCACGTGGCGGAGCTGGAGGCGGCGGAGGCGTTCTACTGTGGCGTGCTGGGTTTCACGTTGATGCAACGTTTCGACCGCTCGGCCAGCTTTGTCTCGGCCGGGGGGTATCACCACCACCTGGGGTTGAACATCTGGGCGGGCCGGGGCGCCCCACCCCCGCCGGAGGATGCGGCCCGGCTGCTCCACTACGAGATCGTCCTGCCGGACGCCGAGGCCCTGGAAGCCGTGCTGGCCCGGATCCAGGCCGCGGGGCTGATCCCCCAGGCCCGGGATGGCGGCTGGTTTCTCCACGATCCGTCCCGCAACGGGGTGGTGTTGCGCGCCGGGCGGTGA
- a CDS encoding DUF3565 domain-containing protein, protein MERQIVGFHQDDVGDWVAELSCGHTIHVRHDPPWSQRPWVLTEEGRRRFIGYWLTCKECASGPAANRKEPVT, encoded by the coding sequence ATGGAACGTCAAATCGTCGGCTTTCACCAGGACGATGTGGGCGATTGGGTGGCCGAGCTCTCCTGTGGCCATACCATCCACGTGCGCCATGATCCCCCCTGGAGCCAGCGGCCCTGGGTGTTGACCGAGGAAGGACGGAGACGGTTCATTGGTTACTGGCTCACGTGCAAAGAATGCGCTTCCGGGCCGGCAGCCAACCGAAAGGAGCCTGTGACATGA
- a CDS encoding Dam family site-specific DNA-(adenine-N6)-methyltransferase yields MDSNAAKVKPFLKWAGGKLRIVAHIKEVLPPGRRLIEPFVGSGAVFLNTDYDHYLLADANPDLIGLYRQLQQEGEAFIRYCQRFFTPETNQRPVYYEYRDRFNRSQDPRERAALFLYLNRHGYNGLCRYNASGQFNVPFGRYKRPYFPEAEMEAFLEKARRARLEFQVADFVETLSAAQVGDVVYCDPPYVPLSATANFTGYSKDGFGPAEQLRLAELAQELAARGVPVVISNHDTDFTAQAYARAREKRRLTVRRHISCDGANRNEVREILAVFH; encoded by the coding sequence ATGGACAGCAATGCAGCCAAAGTCAAACCCTTTTTGAAGTGGGCGGGCGGCAAACTGCGTATCGTGGCCCACATCAAAGAAGTGTTGCCGCCGGGTCGCCGCCTGATCGAGCCCTTTGTGGGCTCGGGCGCGGTCTTCCTGAACACCGACTACGACCACTACCTGCTGGCCGACGCCAACCCGGATCTGATCGGGCTGTACCGTCAGCTGCAGCAGGAGGGCGAGGCTTTCATCCGCTACTGCCAGCGCTTCTTCACCCCAGAGACCAACCAGCGCCCGGTCTACTACGAGTACCGGGATCGTTTCAACCGCAGCCAGGATCCCCGGGAGCGGGCCGCGCTCTTCCTCTACCTGAACCGCCACGGCTACAACGGGCTCTGCCGCTACAACGCCAGTGGCCAGTTCAACGTCCCCTTTGGCCGCTACAAGCGGCCCTACTTTCCCGAAGCGGAGATGGAGGCGTTTCTGGAGAAGGCCCGGCGAGCCAGGCTGGAGTTTCAGGTGGCCGACTTTGTGGAGACCCTGTCCGCCGCCCAGGTGGGCGACGTGGTCTACTGTGACCCGCCCTATGTGCCCCTGTCCGCCACGGCCAACTTCACCGGCTACAGCAAGGATGGCTTTGGCCCGGCGGAACAGCTGCGCCTGGCCGAGCTGGCCCAGGAACTGGCGGCCCGGGGCGTGCCGGTGGTGATCTCCAACCACGACACCGACTTCACGGCCCAGGCCTATGCCCGGGCACGGGAAAAAAGGCGGCTGACGGTCCGGCGTCACATCAGCTGCGACGGCGCCAACCGCAATGAAGTCCGGGAGATCCTGGCCGTCTTCCACTGA
- a CDS encoding NAD-dependent epimerase/dehydratase family protein: MRKKAILITGASGEVGHALVKQLSQSGNHLLLTLDLQPLPPEIQGLSTHVQGDLLDTHLLARLVSEFDIEVIYHLAALLSTRSEVTPEMAHQINVEGTLGLLRLATEQSQWRNRSIQFIFPSSIAIYGMPDRESKQLYQRVREFEWNQPRTMYGCNKLYCEMLGIYYSRHYRQLAAQQPVTIDFRCVRFPGLISAFTLPSGGTSDYGPEMIHAAAKGEPYACFVRPEARIPFMAMPDAVHALLQLGQAPRERLTRLVYNVTSFSLSAGQIRERVLQAFPDAQITFAPDPKREAIIDSWPADLDDSAARVDWGWQPQYDVDRAFQEYLFPNIQARYRRSPQGGGN; encoded by the coding sequence ATGCGCAAGAAAGCGATCCTCATCACCGGTGCCAGCGGCGAGGTGGGCCATGCCCTGGTGAAACAGCTCTCCCAGTCGGGCAACCATCTTCTGTTGACCCTGGACCTCCAGCCGCTGCCCCCGGAGATCCAGGGCCTCTCCACCCACGTCCAGGGGGACCTGCTGGACACCCACCTGCTGGCCCGGCTGGTGAGCGAGTTCGACATCGAGGTCATCTACCACCTGGCCGCGCTCCTCTCCACCCGCAGCGAGGTCACGCCGGAGATGGCCCACCAGATCAATGTGGAGGGGACCCTGGGGCTCTTGCGCCTGGCCACGGAGCAGAGCCAGTGGCGCAACCGCTCCATCCAGTTCATCTTCCCCAGTTCCATCGCCATCTACGGCATGCCGGACCGGGAGAGCAAGCAGCTCTATCAGCGGGTGCGGGAGTTCGAGTGGAACCAGCCCCGCACCATGTACGGTTGCAACAAGCTCTACTGCGAGATGCTGGGCATCTACTACAGCCGACATTACCGCCAGCTGGCCGCGCAACAGCCCGTGACCATCGACTTCCGCTGTGTGCGCTTTCCCGGGCTCATCAGCGCCTTCACCCTGCCCTCGGGCGGCACCAGCGACTACGGCCCGGAGATGATCCACGCCGCGGCCAAAGGAGAGCCCTACGCCTGCTTCGTGCGGCCGGAGGCCCGCATCCCCTTCATGGCCATGCCCGATGCGGTCCACGCCCTGCTGCAGCTGGGCCAGGCGCCCCGGGAGCGGCTCACCCGCCTGGTCTACAACGTCACCAGCTTCAGCCTCTCCGCCGGACAGATCCGGGAGCGGGTGCTGCAGGCCTTCCCCGATGCCCAGATCACCTTTGCGCCGGACCCCAAGCGGGAGGCCATCATCGACAGCTGGCCGGCGGACCTGGACGACAGCGCGGCGCGGGTGGATTGGGGTTGGCAGCCCCAGTACGATGTGGACCGGGCCTTTCAGGAGTATCTCTTCCCCAACATCCAGGCCCGCTACCGCCGGTCTCCCCAGGGCGGGGGCAATTGA